A region of the Phoenix dactylifera cultivar Barhee BC4 chromosome 10, palm_55x_up_171113_PBpolish2nd_filt_p, whole genome shotgun sequence genome:
CttgtttgatacttagagaccACAAACATATAAATGTTGGTCTCTAAATATTTTTTGTAATATAGATCATATAATGATTTAAATCTTGAGTTTAGATAATTTATCATTGATTTTGAAGGAGTTGACATAAAATATGTAGTCTAACtcatatatgcatatgtatctacgtacatacatacatgcataaataTGTATGCATATGAGAAAGAGAAATATAGACTATGTAATCTTGCCGATAGAGGTTTTCTACTATTctcaaattcaaaatcaatattGGGTAAACAAATCGAAGATTTGATTTATATCAATAaacatactttattaatttcattacataaagaaaaagaagtgagTCTAAATGAATCTTTTTTTCGCGAGACTAGCAAATCAAACTAGAGAAAGTCCCAGAGTTATTTGTTCACTTTCACTCTCCAACAAGAAAAATCACAAGAATCTCATTTCCATAAATATTTCActcataaaaaatataatatttctcTAATAAAAAAGGTTACAACCATTCATATATCTTATCAAGTGATTTGGACATGTGAGACACTGGTTGAAATAATATGAATAATTTTCATACTTAAAAAACCCATTATGTATAAGATTATAAAGTCTAGCAACAACTATAGAAACCTTAATATAAATCTTGaattagagagagagatagtCATAAAAGGTATTCAGTGATCTACAACTGGGATTCTTTTATCTAGGTGTGCCTTTAATGTGTGGTCCAAATTACTGGTTGGTTAGAATATGCCTCGAAGGATAATGACATGAATCCCCTGCTCCTCCACTATATGAAGTTTTTAGACTCTCTAAACCTTAATTGATTTCATTGCTCGAGCTGATTGTCATCTTCCTCCAAATTTGAGTCAAAAATCATGCATACTTCAACGACTCAATAGGATAAGGCTTTCTTGAAGAATAGTTATTCAGAGaaagctatttttctttttactacACCCATGCTTTCTAGAAGCTCCCGAGACATTTCTAATATCCTATATATTTTTCATACATATCTTGTATGTAGTGATATTTTAAACATTCTAATCATCACATGTATGATGCATAGCACAATCCTAGCCACTCTAATACATAATTGAGCTCTATATATAAGGGAGGGATCTTTGTTTGCAACCTAACTCTGAAAAATTCTAATCTCCATTTTCTAATATATACAAAAACTTTCATTCACTATGCATTCTCACTCTCTCTTGCTCTCCTACTTTtcctaaataaataaaaggattGGATCCCAAATTGCCAAGGGTGTGGCACTAGATTGATTAAGACATATCTAAATAAAGAAAGGCTAACCTGGTTATGCATAGGTAGTCCAGATGCTGCATGAGTTTTGGATAAGGTGCAAATCTTAAATCAGTGACATGATGCTCAAGAGCATTTAGCATTTCAGTGTAAAAATTTAGGTGCGACCTACATGGTAACATGAGTGGTAGGTGGAATAGCTAGGAGTTAACTGCAATATCTTCGTCCAAATGACAAGATCTTAGAGTCACTATAAACAAATTTCTCATGCTTGGTGTCATCTTGCTTGTTGATACATGCCAAATTTCTATTAAATATTGGGATGttaaaagattaaatcaatttttaaataaaacaaaTCAACATCCAATTTGAAAGCATAACTTGATAGATAGGTCCCAACTCTAGATGTTTGAGAATCCATTTTGAAGCTAATTTTGATTTGTaaatgtttttccttttctaattgattttaacgTAAGTGCTTATATTATAATCAAGTTTGAGTATAAAACTCTAGCAGGGTTTGATTTGCAATAAAAAGATTTTTCAAACTTTTAGAAGAAATCAAAGAGTTTTATATGTTATAACTTTTTAACAATTTATATTGCAGAGATAGCTAGGCGCTTATGATATCTTTGGCAACATCAGATTAAAAATGAAATTCTTGACACACAATATCATCCAAGTCTTAGTCCATGATTAAAAGTGATGGAGATAGACAAGAATTCAAGGCTTATTATCACCATCGAAAATAAAGTTGACATTTATGAATTGAAATAAATATATGCATGGCTGATTGGTAGTTTTCATGGATAATGAAGATTAAACTACAAGTTCTTAAGACTTTTGAGGCCTTAATCTTATTATATGGGTCACCCTAATTAGACATTtgtcatttttattattatctttCATTTCCTGTTACTTAGTTCATTACGTCGCTACTTTAGttcaagcaatttttttaattgGCAAATCATCTAAGATGGTAATAAAGCCATTTTGCTTTAGTGTGAAGCAACTTTATCGTATGTTAAGATTACTTGGTCTACAAGCCTCTTTACTTGCTCAATAGGTTATTTGGGCATAAAGGGCTACCTAGTAATTATCTTTTCATGTAGAGGTATATATGTCATGACTCATAAGGTACTTTTAAGTTGCTCTATAAATAGAGGATGCGCTTCCTCTCTTGGGTTCTCATATAACATAAAGGAATGAAATCACTTTTCTTTATATGAGCTTCCTTCATGCAATACGAAGTTGGTGTGAGACCCTCCAGTAATTCCAAAGTTCTTCGTCTCTATTCCATCCTCTCCTACTTCTCTAttccaaatattttctttttgagcTATTTTTCACCACCTTCGCTAGAAAAAAAACCCATAATGCAAGACTTTAATCCCATAATGCAAATTCATGACCTCCAACAATTTGAGCTCTAACACTATTTAAACTAACCAATTTATCCCAAAAGTTTAAGTTGATAAAGAAATCTATCAAGCTTAACAAAGAAGAAACCAGCTCATAAAGATTCAAATTTAGCTTTGACTTCCCAAACTGTCCATGTTGCAGCATTGATCATTTGTTCAGCATCCGGAAAGAACAATATGATCCCATTTCCCACATTCTCTCGAAAAATGACACATTTTTACATTAGATATGCAATTCAAGTTCTATCTTGCAGTGCATTATTATTTTATAGTCAGAAACAATAGGTTGTGCAAGTGCTGAACAGAAAAATTGGAAGTGAAATGGAGgacaaggagaatcatcaaaaatcttttttacgaaaaaaaaagcagaaaaaATAAATCATGCAACCTGCAATCATAAGACTTCCTTGTTAAGCAAGTCAATTAGGTAGAGCTATTTATGCTCAAATTCAGATCCTTACAATAAGGGAACCACATAAAATCAATCGTCACGACATTGAACTACAAGGCAACTAGGTCTCAATGCTTTGAACTTTGCATCTACTACATAAAGTTATTCCATCCTTCACACCTATATGAACAATTAGAACACCTAGTGCTTTTCTAGTTCTAACTTCATTTTTGAGGGGGGAAACATTGGAAATAACACATTCCCAGTTtcaccaaaaaagaaagaaagaaacaaaaaatcgCATTTCTGGTTCAAACTTGGAACCACTCTGTGGCAAATGCACTGAAGAGAGGGGTGCCAACCGGCCAGACCGACTTAAAGATGGGTACTTGAAACATCTCCATAACTACTAACTGCTGTGTTCCAAAACAAATTAAATGTAGATCTAAAGAGAATTGAACATCTTAAGATGCAAGCTTAGATCTTTCAGGTATAGAACTTGCTAATCTATAATAATGTCGTCAGGTTTTCTAATATGACATCCCAAGATGTTCTATCAGGCATGTTTAAATGTTTAAGCACATGTCCATCGAAAGTTGTTAAAAATAAGAATTTGTAGTGGATTATCCTTCCTGAAGAAACACTATTATCTATATACAGATATGTGGAAGTAGATTCATCAATGATATGAAACAGAATTGGATTTTATCCAAAACAGTTCCTGAAAAATACTATTTCTACATTCATAAATATATGGAAATAGATTCATCGGTGATCTGAACAAGTTGATGTAAAGATCACAAGGTCTAAAAATCAGTGCATATCCAAGTCATATTTACACATAGATATTGCAGATAGATGAAATAAAATGTGTATGACAACATATGCAATTTCATGAGTTAACACCAAATTTCGGGTAAAAGATTTGGGCTACCGATTTTTTCCAAGTGGATTGGCAGAAAGCATACTAAAAAATAAGATTCTTATATTTGAAGCACTCTTCAACCTATATTAGAGAAGAAATATAAACATCATATTCACCCAAGAAATAGCTAAATAACTGACATCTCTTTCAATCAAATGAAGATTTCTTCTGATGGCCTGGTGAAAAGCTCTGATATCCAAGTATTGCATCTGTATAGAAGCAAGAAACACGTCAAAGCATGTAGAGGAGAAATAAGCATTCTAAAGACAACCAGTTGGCATTTCTCTACCCATGTGAGGAACCCAAGGTTCAAACCTTGGCGATGGCACAAGCACAccatatttctttaaaaataattaaaaacagAAATCCTAGAACAAACCCAAGAGATAATTCATACTAGTTACTGCTGATCTATGGCTGGTAGTATCACATTCTTTAAAAAGAATTAAAAACAGAAATCCTAGAACAACCCAAGAGATAATTCATACTAGTTACTGCTGATCTATGGCTGGTAGTATCACATCAGAAAATCCCTCAGCATACTTGGTGCGCTGTTCAGCATGACAAATTCAAGTGCTCATGTGGATACATGTAAACCTAGTGcaattttcaaaataataacAATTGGAGATATTGCTCCCAAACAAGAatggacagaaggacagaagtaGGAGGTCGAGATAGAGGTGCAAACAAGCTGAAAAGAGCCAAGTATCAGGCTGCTTGGCTAGGCTTAATATATACCAGGATTGCTCAAGCTCAGCTCAAGCTCAAGCAGAGCTAGCTAAAGTTGTTCAAGTTCAGCTTGTACAAGCTCTTATCTGAGCTTTATTGAGCCAAACCGAGCTTCCCAAATTTCTGCAACCAGCTCATTTTCAATCACAAATCATTTATGAGCCAATCTCTCGAAACAGTTTGAGCCCAGCTCGCCTTCCGAGCCAAACCTGAATAGCTGTTGTTGAGCCGATCTCGAGATGCTCATGAAACACATGGATTGTTTGCAGATGTAAAGGGAGAGTGCAGACATACAAGTCCCATTTAGAGATCAACATACAAATCtctttgaaaatccactttacTCATACGTGAGAGTAAGCAGCAGACTAGTATCAAGAATAGCACAAAGGACATAGGCATGCTTCTGCATAAgcaacaagagaaagaagagattcATTAATAGTACAAGATTCTAAACTAACAATCATGTGTATTGCATTTCAAATAATCTGTGGGAAGGGCATGTAAACACTAGATGCTTGAAGCTTCTATCTTGGACTAACACATATTCAGCTGATTTTATTCTCACATGGAATTGAACGCCCGCAGCTAGTTAAAAGCACTCACACAGGTTGAACTTTTACAGAACAAATAAAATGGATACTTAATCATCACCAAACAGAACAATGCAAGTTTAAAATTTGAGCTATTTGAGTTTACTTCTTCTCAAATATAaggaaatattatttttatattcataAGGAAAGGTATCGCACAACCTCTGTAATTAAATCATAACAAGACAAAGAGATGCTGATTAGCAAGTTACTTTATGGATATGAAGGTTATACATTAAATTCACTAAGCAAATAATTGCGTAAATGCAACAAGTCAACCAAAAGCAAATGATTTTTCcttcaatttttctgaacttCAGAGCTATTTCTGCTAAACTTGTGATGTAATTAACTCGTAAATTAATTGCACATTAATTCCTTTGAAGTTTGAGCAGATGAGTGCAGTGCctggaaaaaaaagaatgttTCTAATTTTACCGATCAGACATGCAAATTCTTATATTAGCATCAGTTCATTACAGACTACTTTTCTGTGGCATTTCTTCTTTTTGGTAGAATCTATGGCATATCTTCAGTGTCCAGATGTGAGAATCCAACCAAAAAAGACGCACCATAGAATTAGGTCAATCTCAATTGCCGGTTTCTTTGGGCTGCCAACTATAAATGTAATATCCTACTAAAATATTATCTCTGTGATCACATTACATAACAGATTATTTCACCCTCTTAACAAACAGGCACAGATGAAGACAGATAGAGAGGATTTATTCAACAGACATGATGAAGCTATTAAGATATGAGAATAAACATGAAACTCCATGCAAACAATTATATGCTAATTTCATATAACTCATAGCAAATACGCATTAATGTGTTATGAATCCATGATAGCCATAAGCAGTTGTTGTTGATTGACTGTTGGCGAGCATAAATctgaaacaaaacaaaaatatttaaatgtACCAGATATGGACTGTAAAATCTTCATGCCATATCCCTCAGCAAGATTTATGCTAATTCACGAGCCGTCCTAATAATCCACAACTACATAAACAAAAACTATTGGAAAAATATATCCACATGAAACTGCAGCAGAATTTGCTTATGAGAACTCAAGAGAAGTATATGACACCAGAAAACGCATTGCATatatgaaaagataaaattggaaGAGAAAATTTCCAGAGCATGTTATTGTAATGAAGATTGTTAAACTGAGCTACTGAGAGAAAGTACAACACAATAGTCATTATTACCTCTTACCGTAGTATCTAAAACCATAGACAGAATGCCATGCGGCCCATGTCTAGTAAGAGTAAGCAAATTCATCGCCAATTTATGAAAGATATCAAAAAGAAAGTGTAAAATTGAACATTTTTTTGTTCCCACAGCATAGATAAACTCACGCATAATGACaaaaaatcaaatcaaagtCAGACACAATCAGTCAAATCAAGCTTCGATCACATAATCTGCTCATGATTCATAGTGATTGCCATGTACACTAAAATTTCCTTCACTGTTCTAGGAGAAGAATTGCATTAATTTAATTCCATAAAAGGCACTGCTGTATTCACCTTTAACCCACAAAAGTCTATGATGAGGTGTGCAAACAAAAGGCTAACATGACAAGTCCAAGAGTATACCTCCCACACCAACCAAAGTGATGCTATATCTCCAGTACCATCCTCCAAAGATCACTTACTTTTCTCTAGTAATAAACACAGGAATCTCCTTCATGATAAACCTTCTCCCTCAGACAGCCCACGATAAACCATCAACAACATCTCTTAGGGGCATTATTTCAAACACAAAAGACCTCATTGGAATACACCATTCCACACTatacaaacacaaaacaaaagaCAATCTATGGCTTTCCAAAAGATCATTTATAGTATATTAGACTTCTTATAAACATACATAAACCTTCAACCAAAGCAAACTCACCTGAAAGAAAGCAACAGTGAAATTATTACAGAGAAAGAATCATTCAGAAATCCTCGTCTAACTTGAACACATGGTTCCCTCCATGGCCATTCCCATTCAAGCTCGACATCACCGCCGCCTTCTGGTAGTCCCCGACCCTCTTCTCGAAAAAATTAGTCTTCCCTTGGAGCGATATCAGCTCCATCCAATCGAACGGATTCGCTGCCCCGTACAACTTCCCGCATCCCAACGCCCCCAAGAGACGATCCGCCACGAACTCGATGTATTGGCTCATCAAATCCCCATTCATCCCCACAAGCGCCACGGGCAACGCGTCGCAGACGAACTCCCTCTCGATGTCGACAGCGTCGGCGATGATCGACTTGATGCGGTCCTCGGGGAGCTTGCGGTTGAGGAGGGAGTAGAGGAGGCAGGCGAAGTCGCAGTGGAGGCCCTCATCGCGAGAGATGAGCTCGTTGGAGAAAGTGAGGCCCGGCATGAGGCCTCGCTTCTTGAGCCAGAAGATGGAGCAGAAGGAGCCGGAGAAGAAGATCCCTTCAACAGCGGCGAAGGCCACGAGGCGCTCCGCGAAAGAGTCCGAGGACTGGATCCACCGGAGCGCCCACTGGGCCTTCTTCGCCACCGCCGGAACCGTCTCGACGGCACGAAAAAGGCGGTCCTTTTCGTCAGGGTCTTTGATGTAGGATTCCAGCAAAAGAGAATACAACTCGGAGTGGATGTTTTCGATGGCTATCTGGAAGCCGTAAAAGGCGCGGGCCTCGGCGATCTGGACGTCGGACATGAAGCGGGCGGCTAGGTTCTCGAGGACGATACCGTCAGAGGCGGCGAAGAAGGCGAGGACGTGGGAGATGAAGTGGCGCTCGTCGGGGGTGAGGGTGTGGAGCCAGTGGGGGAGGTCGGCGGAGAGGTCGACCTCCTCGGCTGTCCAGAAAGAGGCGACGGCCTTCTTGTACATCTCCCACACCTGGGGATACCGGATCGGGAACATCGACAGGCGGTCGGGGGTCGGGGCGAGGAGCGGCTCCTCCAGCTCCTCGacggcgccggcgccggcgccggcAGGCATCGACGGCATGGCCAGAGAGGAGAttctgggaagaagaagaagaaaatgtagAGATAGGGGCGTTTTGGGAATTCGAGAGGGGAATATCTGGTAGGGTTTTTGGCGTGGATGCTGATTGAGTGGGGTATTTTTATAGAGAGATTTCGGGAATGGAGAGGGCGGGGAGTTCTAAATTTGGGGACGATGATTGCCGATTTGCCGGGGAGGGAGAAGGGATCGGTCCACCGGGAGGTGAGTTTGAGGAAATTGTTACCGCATGGATTAGATGTTCTGTTTCCTAAATTCTCGAACGACGAATCGACGATTGGACTGGACAGCAGAGTGACCGCCATGACGGATGTGACAGCCGTTATCTGCCCGCTTAAGCCTCTAAATTGATTTTTGGAGACTTAAAAGAAAAACTGTAGTAAAAGGTTTAGGCCCACTGGCTGAGCGGTTggtttataaaaaattatttattatttaataattatatttttaaaggactgtaaaattttaatatgtatttaataaataaactaaaaaatatttttgatatgataaaatgaccataaaaaatattacatagtattatataacagagcattataaaatataatctatattaatatataaatatatgatataatataatattactataatataatatcatattattataatatagtaatataatattatgtactGTAGCATAATATGCAGAGTTTTCATTGATAGACTTTTTAAtcatttctataaaaaaaaagatagaaaaccGAGAACCAAAGGGATACAATAGTGAGAATACCCGTATTCAAGGATCAAAGATACTCAGCATTTATCttcagaaaaaaatgaaatagacTATGCAGTATGGCCCACACAAATCacttttgaaaattctgagagaATTAACAGAAGAAATTATGGACATATATaacataatttaatattatataacataacatatcaatatattatgatataatataatataatattatatttatagtataatacagtaataaaaatataaaatattatcattattatcattatatattaatatttttattttctataattattatattttattatgggtattttggtctaaaaagaaaaaaaattattactcAAAATAGCTttcaaagctaaaacagctttccgtTTTTTTACCAAATACTTCTATTCCatctaaaaatacttttagaagGCTAGAAAGTGCCAAAATTTTTGCCAAGGAGGCCTTAATGGACCATAATGTGATCTTTATGCATCACTAGttatataagaatataaattattttctaGATTATAAGAATTTAACATTATTATTTGTCTTACTACAGTTGTAAAGATTAAATAATGACTATTACTACTATATAGTATCAAAatattgaaaaagaagaataagagaGAAGAGAATTATATTTCTGGTTGTCTTTACAACGTATATGAACAGCCTTTATATAGACTAGGAGACTGACGAAATTTAGTAAGGCCGACTAAGTTTgacacaatcaatcacaaatcaatcaaggtGAAGTTTAGTAACGCCGACTAAGTTAGGCATAACCAATCAATCAATGGACCTAATCAATCATACGATTTTAACATCCCCTCAAACAGTCAAACTTAAGGTGGTAAAGGGCATCTTGCGATCTCTTGTTTCCAAACTCAAGTTAGTGGCATGGGCGGAGCATGTCCTCCTCTCCGCCGGATCGTGGCGCGGTCGGCGGTGGCGTGACGGATCTCTGCCTTGGTCGTGGCCGGTCGGCAATGGGGTTTTCCCCTTCCTCCACTAGAGAGATCGGAAGAACTGAGGAGAAGGCTTGGGAGGGAACAAGAAACCCACGGgaaagggggaagaagaaggtgttttttaaaaaaaaaattaatgagagaaaaaaaaagacaccATAGCTCCCTGAGCACCTTTCGATTGAAAgtcaaacaaaaaataataaaaaaataaaaataattaaaaagagaAACAATGGCTAAAATTTTATCGGAGAAGAGAGTTTTGAAAGCTGCTGAGACCGAAGCTCCGATAACTCTCCAAACAAGATAGGAGAAATAGAGAATCTGCGAGCGACGACGACGAccaaaaaaatacaaaagagAGGACGACAATAAGTTAAATGATCGGTGGCTGTGATACcatgttgaaaaagaagaataaaggagaagagaattaTATTTTTGTCTGTCTTTACAATATACATGAAAGGGGCGTTTGGTTTGGGATGATCGTCCTAGGATCAAGGGTGATGtgggtggaggtgatgagatcaccgcgTTTGGTTGCACCATAGTAATCCTAAATCGcct
Encoded here:
- the LOC103715846 gene encoding ribonucleoside-diphosphate reductase small chain-like; amino-acid sequence: MPSMPAGAGAGAVEELEEPLLAPTPDRLSMFPIRYPQVWEMYKKAVASFWTAEEVDLSADLPHWLHTLTPDERHFISHVLAFFAASDGIVLENLAARFMSDVQIAEARAFYGFQIAIENIHSELYSLLLESYIKDPDEKDRLFRAVETVPAVAKKAQWALRWIQSSDSFAERLVAFAAVEGIFFSGSFCSIFWLKKRGLMPGLTFSNELISRDEGLHCDFACLLYSLLNRKLPEDRIKSIIADAVDIEREFVCDALPVALVGMNGDLMSQYIEFVADRLLGALGCGKLYGAANPFDWMELISLQGKTNFFEKRVGDYQKAAVMSSLNGNGHGGNHVFKLDEDF